The genomic window CAGGGTACGGGGGGACAGCATCAGCATATCGCCAAGGACTTCGGCGGGCTGATCACTGAGCAGGAAGAACGGACATGGCAGACTCTGCAACAGGTCACAGTTAACCTGCTGCCCGGGTTCGGCCTGCACCAGCAGGGAGCGGCCATCGTGACAAAGGCCGCGCAGGCAGCCGGTGGTTACATCAAAGCCATACAACTCGGTTACGATCAGCAAGGACTGCATCCGTTTGCCCCGTCAAAGCATCAAACGATAAGACTGCCACGGCCCGCTGAGCGGAACAAGCGCGGCCTGCCAACTTGCAGCGCGGCCGCTTGTTCGGGACAATGCACAAAGCCAACCCCATTTTGTATACATAAAAACACTCAAGGAGCCCCCCATGATCTGGACCGTCTACCTTTCCGGCGAGATTCACAGCGACTGGCGTGAACGCATCGAAGCCGGTTGCCAGGCACTGGACCTGCCCGTTGCTTTCGTCGGCCCCGTCACCGACCACGATGCCTCCGATGCCGCCGGCGATCACCTGGGCGCTGAAGACAAGCCCTTCTGGCGCGACAACAAGTCATCCAAAGTTAACGCCATCCGCACCAAAACCCTGATCGAGAGCGCCGATGTCGCCGTGGTGCGCTTTGGCAGCCAGTACAAGCAGTGGAACGCCGCCTTTGACGCTGGCTACCTGGCGGCACTGGGCACCCCGTTCATTACCCTGCACGACGCCGACATCATCCATCCGCTGAAAGAAGTCGACGCCGCCGCCATGGCCTGGGCGCAGCAACCTGAGCAAGTGGTAGAGATCCTGCGGTACGTGACCCAGGGCAAGTAACTACACGACCCCAGATAAAGCGCCGCCACGGTTTCTCCGGCGGCGCTCCGTCCTCTCTTTCTCCTTGCTCCCTTTCGCCTTGCCCTCTTTCACCTTTCGTCTTTCGCCCCGCTGCCGCTGCAATTTTTGCACAATAACCCCGTAAAACCCCACCGCCGCGCTACAGACGTGCCTCGCTGTGGCGTTATACTCTGGCGCATCACTGTCAGGGAGTACGCCGCCCCATGCTGGCCGCATATCAA from Marinobacterium aestuarii includes these protein-coding regions:
- a CDS encoding YtoQ family protein, with the protein product MIWTVYLSGEIHSDWRERIEAGCQALDLPVAFVGPVTDHDASDAAGDHLGAEDKPFWRDNKSSKVNAIRTKTLIESADVAVVRFGSQYKQWNAAFDAGYLAALGTPFITLHDADIIHPLKEVDAAAMAWAQQPEQVVEILRYVTQGK